The Spirosoma radiotolerans genome has a window encoding:
- the pth gene encoding aminoacyl-tRNA hydrolase gives MKFLIVGLGNIGPEYALTRHNAGFMVLDRLAAQHDFSFTMTRLAYTAKWQHKGKQLFFVKPTTFMNLSGKAVLYYMKQENIPVENVLIITDDKDLPFGKLRLKPKGSPGGHNGLRNIDELLGTQEYARLRVGIGNNFSKGRQVDFVLGAFPEDELIQLPDYLDRAGSAALAFCTMGIQMAMNNYNQ, from the coding sequence ATGAAATTTCTGATTGTTGGTCTGGGCAACATTGGCCCTGAATACGCCCTTACCCGGCACAACGCTGGTTTTATGGTGCTCGACCGGCTGGCGGCACAGCACGATTTTAGCTTCACGATGACCCGGCTGGCTTACACGGCCAAGTGGCAACACAAAGGCAAGCAATTATTTTTCGTCAAACCCACCACGTTTATGAACCTCAGCGGAAAGGCCGTGCTGTATTATATGAAGCAGGAGAATATTCCGGTTGAGAATGTGCTGATTATCACGGACGATAAAGATTTGCCGTTTGGCAAACTGCGGCTAAAGCCTAAAGGATCGCCGGGCGGACACAATGGCCTGCGGAACATTGACGAGTTACTGGGTACGCAGGAATACGCCCGACTTCGGGTAGGAATTGGCAATAATTTCTCGAAAGGACGGCAGGTTGATTTTGTGTTAGGAGCGTTTCCGGAAGATGAATTGATCCAATTACCCGATTATTTGGACCGCGCTGGGAGTGCTGCACTCGCTTTTTGTACTATGGGAATACAAATGGCCATGAATAATTACAACCAATGA
- a CDS encoding diacylglycerol/lipid kinase family protein, whose translation MTFLFAINPVSGGTDKTVWEEGITDFFADLPHTCHQFHLDGKTDETTIRQQIDQHKPDCVVAVGGDGTLKIVATVLLGSDIPLGVLPAGSANGMARELGIPPDIKGSLSLLIDGMPKATDIITVNENDICLHLSDIGLNAQLVRYYEKNNLRGKLGYLRGVIRVLQKRRLLRVSITVGEECVQRAAFMVVLANARMYGTGAVINPDGDPFDGRFEVVIFRQLSFWEIIKLFWRYRPFDPKKIEIYPATSVEIETHRRAYFQVDGEYRGRITNLKAVIRPGALQVIVPKAEEQQPAD comes from the coding sequence TTGACATTTTTATTTGCCATTAACCCGGTATCGGGAGGAACGGACAAAACAGTCTGGGAAGAGGGCATCACGGATTTCTTTGCCGACTTACCCCACACCTGCCACCAGTTTCATCTCGACGGGAAAACAGACGAGACTACCATTCGCCAGCAGATTGATCAGCATAAACCCGACTGTGTAGTAGCCGTTGGGGGAGACGGCACCCTAAAAATCGTAGCGACTGTTCTGCTGGGCAGCGATATACCGCTGGGCGTATTACCGGCAGGATCGGCCAATGGAATGGCCCGCGAATTAGGCATTCCACCCGATATCAAGGGCAGCCTCAGCCTGCTAATCGACGGTATGCCTAAGGCCACCGACATTATTACGGTCAACGAAAACGACATCTGCCTGCACTTGAGCGATATTGGTCTGAATGCCCAACTCGTTCGCTATTACGAAAAAAACAACCTGCGTGGTAAGCTGGGTTACCTCCGGGGGGTTATCAGAGTGCTACAAAAACGGCGATTGCTTCGGGTATCCATCACGGTTGGCGAGGAGTGTGTTCAGCGGGCGGCCTTTATGGTGGTGCTGGCCAACGCGCGGATGTATGGCACCGGAGCCGTTATCAACCCCGATGGTGATCCTTTCGACGGGCGCTTTGAGGTAGTTATTTTCCGCCAATTATCATTTTGGGAAATTATCAAACTTTTCTGGCGGTATCGACCCTTCGATCCTAAAAAAATAGAGATCTATCCAGCGACTTCGGTGGAGATCGAAACCCACAGACGGGCCTACTTTCAGGTCGATGGCGAATATAGGGGGCGTATTACTAATCTGAAAGCCGTTATCCGGCCTGGAGCATTGCAGGTAATTGTGCCCAAAGCGGAGGAACAACAGCCTGCCGATTAA
- a CDS encoding App1 family protein — protein sequence MLRVTDQPVVKVYRGFGNDKHLTVYGHVFRRSAMPRQKYRDIDFINLLAVLRLFLVRPYPNTLVRLYVEDQTVQVISDADGCFQADIPLPVPLPPGWHSVRAQLISQTLTPETVLAEGEGQVLLPHPSQFMCISDIDDTFLVSHSATIAKRLLVLLTENAHSRMPFEGVVAHYQLLAGANNGLHASNPFFYVSSSEWNLYDYILEFSQKNGLPEGVYRLSPLKRLSQVLKTGKGKHHTKFDRIAQILETYPDQQFVLLGDDSQQDPIIYESVVQRYTQQIRCVYIRQIHAKHKGRTIALMARIEAKGVASCYFAHSADARQHSLKIGLIDR from the coding sequence TTGCTCCGGGTCACAGACCAACCGGTCGTTAAAGTGTACAGAGGTTTCGGGAACGATAAACACCTCACCGTCTACGGCCATGTCTTCCGGCGAAGCGCAATGCCGCGCCAAAAATACCGGGACATTGACTTCATTAATCTTTTGGCTGTATTGCGGTTGTTTTTGGTGCGTCCTTATCCGAATACCTTAGTTCGGCTATACGTAGAAGACCAGACCGTACAGGTTATATCGGACGCCGACGGGTGTTTTCAAGCCGACATACCACTGCCAGTGCCACTGCCCCCTGGCTGGCATTCCGTTCGGGCGCAACTCATTTCCCAAACGTTGACGCCCGAAACCGTACTCGCCGAGGGTGAGGGGCAGGTTTTATTACCGCATCCATCCCAATTCATGTGCATTTCTGACATTGATGATACCTTCCTGGTTTCGCATTCGGCCACAATAGCGAAACGGTTGCTGGTACTATTGACCGAAAATGCTCATAGTCGAATGCCGTTCGAAGGCGTGGTGGCTCATTATCAACTGCTTGCCGGAGCGAATAATGGTTTGCATGCGTCGAACCCGTTTTTTTATGTGTCGAGCAGCGAATGGAATTTATACGACTACATTCTGGAGTTTTCACAGAAAAATGGTCTGCCCGAAGGTGTCTATCGCCTGAGTCCGCTCAAACGATTGTCGCAGGTACTAAAAACAGGGAAGGGAAAGCACCATACAAAGTTTGATCGAATTGCGCAGATTCTGGAAACCTATCCCGACCAACAGTTTGTATTACTTGGCGACGATTCGCAGCAGGATCCGATTATTTATGAGTCTGTTGTTCAGCGTTATACGCAGCAAATACGCTGTGTTTATATCCGTCAGATTCATGCGAAGCACAAAGGCCGAACGATAGCGTTGATGGCCCGTATCGAGGCAAAGGGAGTAGCTTCGTGTTACTTTGCTCATAGTGCCGACGCCCGGCAACATTCCCTCAAAATTGGTCTTATAGACCGTTAA
- a CDS encoding DoxX family protein encodes MKKTKIVYWVLTGLFAFAMLGSAIPDIMVAPMAVQGFKEIGYPAYLVPFLGVAKLLGVIALLVPGFPRVKEWAYAGLFFDLLGAAYSVYSIGKPLTDWIPMLVLLLIGAGSYRFYHKKNQLQPVSAI; translated from the coding sequence ATGAAAAAAACAAAAATTGTCTATTGGGTACTTACGGGTCTTTTTGCCTTTGCCATGTTAGGTTCAGCCATTCCCGATATTATGGTGGCTCCAATGGCTGTGCAGGGATTTAAAGAAATTGGCTATCCGGCTTATTTGGTTCCATTTCTGGGCGTTGCTAAGCTTCTGGGCGTCATTGCCTTACTCGTTCCGGGTTTTCCGCGCGTTAAGGAATGGGCGTATGCTGGTCTGTTTTTCGATTTGCTGGGTGCTGCCTATTCCGTTTATAGTATCGGCAAACCACTCACCGACTGGATACCGATGTTAGTTTTATTACTGATTGGGGCTGGCTCGTATAGGTTCTACCACAAAAAGAATCAACTACAGCCTGTGTCTGCTATCTGA
- a CDS encoding MFS transporter, protein MPPSPRLHGQLLVIIFAQFAGTSLWFAGNAVLPELQPWLKTTGLTSWITSSVQIGFITGTLVYALLAIPDRLRSTSVFLTSVILAALVNLVWLFFPIKAETILISRFLTGFFLAGVYPVGMKIAAERFKAGLGQAMGFLVGALVLGTAFPYLLQELGTHLPYRAVTLSVSLLAISGGILMGLTVPASPVRSGGIFFRFQTLLVLGQPSSFRPAMLGYFGHMWELYTLWAYLPALISYYRQQHPEVELTNSLWAFGAIAAGAVGCGAGGFLASRIGSARVARYLLLTSGVCIVLTPWALSLTPSALGLFLLVWGAAAAGDSPQFSTLVASHTTVENRGSILTLVTCVGFLLTVISIQLMSWLVTHAGMSGWLFYMLLPGPLLGLWAIRKMV, encoded by the coding sequence ATGCCCCCTTCTCCGCGCCTGCATGGCCAATTACTGGTTATTATCTTTGCTCAATTTGCCGGTACATCACTCTGGTTTGCCGGTAATGCCGTTTTACCTGAACTTCAACCCTGGCTGAAGACAACCGGACTTACTAGCTGGATTACCTCATCCGTTCAAATTGGCTTTATCACTGGCACGCTGGTTTATGCACTCCTGGCTATCCCGGACCGCCTTCGTTCTACCTCTGTTTTTCTAACGTCTGTGATTCTTGCCGCGCTAGTTAACTTAGTCTGGCTGTTTTTCCCGATAAAAGCGGAAACGATCCTGATTAGCCGATTCCTGACGGGTTTCTTTCTGGCGGGTGTTTATCCCGTTGGGATGAAGATTGCTGCCGAGCGATTTAAAGCCGGGTTGGGACAGGCGATGGGCTTTCTGGTTGGCGCATTGGTGCTTGGAACTGCCTTTCCTTATTTGCTACAGGAATTAGGCACGCATTTACCGTATCGTGCAGTAACGCTGTCGGTAAGTTTATTAGCCATAAGTGGTGGCATTTTGATGGGGTTAACAGTACCTGCCAGTCCCGTGCGTAGTGGTGGAATTTTTTTTCGATTTCAAACACTGCTCGTACTGGGACAACCTTCCTCCTTCCGACCAGCTATGCTGGGGTATTTTGGGCACATGTGGGAGCTATACACGCTGTGGGCTTATTTGCCAGCTCTAATTAGTTACTACCGACAGCAACATCCTGAAGTAGAGCTAACGAATTCGTTATGGGCATTTGGCGCTATAGCTGCGGGTGCTGTAGGATGCGGAGCTGGCGGGTTTCTGGCGTCACGCATTGGCAGTGCGCGGGTAGCCCGGTATTTATTACTTACGTCGGGCGTTTGCATTGTTCTGACGCCGTGGGCGTTGTCATTAACCCCCTCGGCGCTTGGCTTATTCTTGCTGGTATGGGGAGCGGCTGCGGCTGGTGACTCTCCTCAGTTTTCAACGCTGGTTGCCAGCCATACCACAGTCGAGAATCGAGGAAGCATTCTAACCCTTGTTACCTGTGTTGGCTTTCTGCTAACCGTGATCTCAATTCAACTCATGTCTTGGTTAGTGACCCATGCCGGTATGTCTGGCTGGCTGTTTTATATGTTGCTTCCGGGTCCGCTTCTGGGACTTTGGGCCATTCGAAAAATGGTCTAG
- a CDS encoding succinate dehydrogenase/fumarate reductase iron-sulfur subunit — protein MNVTLKIWRQKNASTPGKLVEYKMADIDPDMSFLEMFDILNGQLTHKGEQIIAFDHDCREGICGSCAMYVNGRPHGPQTGAAVCQLYMRSFNDGDTIVVEPWRARGFPIVKDLSTDRSAFDRIVQAGGYISVNTGSAPEANEILVSRDIQETTMDAAACIACGACVASCKNASAMLFVGAQVSRFALLPQGQAERRQRAERMVAQMDSEGFGACSFTGACAVECPASVSLENITRLNREYLGAKIK, from the coding sequence ATGAATGTCACGCTAAAAATCTGGCGGCAGAAGAATGCCAGCACACCCGGTAAATTAGTAGAATACAAAATGGCCGACATTGACCCGGATATGTCTTTTCTGGAAATGTTCGATATCCTCAACGGCCAGTTGACGCACAAAGGGGAACAGATAATTGCCTTCGATCACGACTGCCGCGAGGGCATCTGTGGCTCCTGCGCTATGTACGTTAATGGGCGGCCACACGGTCCCCAAACGGGAGCGGCTGTCTGTCAATTGTACATGCGAAGCTTCAATGATGGCGACACCATTGTGGTTGAACCCTGGCGGGCGCGGGGATTTCCTATTGTCAAGGACTTATCGACCGACCGATCGGCCTTTGACCGGATCGTGCAGGCCGGGGGCTATATCTCGGTCAATACGGGATCGGCACCTGAAGCCAATGAAATTCTGGTTTCCCGCGACATTCAGGAGACGACCATGGATGCAGCCGCATGTATTGCCTGTGGAGCCTGCGTAGCTTCCTGCAAGAATGCATCGGCTATGTTGTTTGTAGGCGCTCAGGTATCGCGTTTTGCGTTGCTTCCGCAGGGTCAGGCCGAACGTCGGCAGCGGGCTGAACGCATGGTTGCTCAAATGGATTCCGAAGGATTTGGCGCTTGTTCGTTTACAGGTGCCTGCGCTGTCGAGTGCCCCGCTTCGGTATCACTGGAAAATATAACCCGACTGAACCGGGAGTATCTGGGCGCGAAGATCAAGTAA
- a CDS encoding zinc-dependent alcohol dehydrogenase, with protein sequence MLAMNYRGPFRVRAAQKPIPEILHPSDAIVRVTRSCICGSDLHLYHGLVPDTRVGMTFGHEFIGVVEEIGSDVQNLKIGDNVIVPFNVACGKCAFCKQGLFGNCHESNPEATAVGGIFGYSHTAGGYDGGQAEFVRVPYADVGPTVIPDWMDHDDAVLLTDVVPTGYQAAEMGGIKQGDTVVVFGAGPVGILAAKCAWLFGAGRVIVIDHLEYRLDFVRKYAQCEAYNFRSMKDPVLFIKQTTDWFGADVCIDAVGGDASGSALQTITGKKLLLQAGSATALHWAINSVKKGGIVSIVGVYGPTDNLVPIGNVVNKGITIRANQASVKRLLPRLIDHIQAGRLNPKEIITHRVPLEEVADAYHIFSAKLDNCIKPILIPPSARQ encoded by the coding sequence ATGCTAGCCATGAACTATAGAGGTCCGTTTCGAGTACGGGCCGCTCAAAAACCCATTCCTGAAATTTTACACCCCAGCGATGCCATTGTTCGAGTAACCCGCTCGTGTATTTGCGGGTCAGATTTACACCTCTATCACGGCCTGGTTCCGGACACTCGGGTAGGCATGACCTTCGGCCACGAATTTATTGGGGTCGTTGAAGAGATCGGTTCAGATGTCCAGAACCTGAAAATCGGCGACAACGTCATCGTGCCCTTCAACGTCGCCTGCGGAAAATGTGCCTTCTGTAAGCAAGGGCTCTTTGGCAATTGCCATGAATCGAACCCAGAAGCGACGGCCGTAGGGGGCATATTTGGTTACTCACACACGGCCGGTGGCTATGACGGCGGACAAGCTGAATTTGTTCGGGTGCCGTATGCCGATGTAGGGCCAACGGTTATTCCCGACTGGATGGACCATGATGATGCGGTTCTGTTAACCGACGTGGTACCAACGGGCTATCAGGCGGCCGAAATGGGCGGAATCAAACAAGGCGATACGGTAGTCGTTTTCGGCGCTGGTCCTGTGGGCATTCTGGCGGCCAAATGCGCCTGGCTATTTGGCGCGGGACGTGTCATCGTTATCGACCACCTCGAATACCGGCTTGACTTCGTTCGCAAGTACGCTCAGTGCGAAGCATATAACTTTCGGTCGATGAAAGATCCGGTTCTGTTTATCAAACAAACCACCGACTGGTTTGGAGCTGATGTATGCATCGACGCCGTTGGGGGTGATGCATCTGGCAGCGCGCTTCAAACCATTACCGGCAAGAAATTATTGCTTCAGGCGGGGTCGGCTACGGCGCTCCACTGGGCCATCAATTCCGTCAAAAAAGGCGGTATTGTCTCCATTGTAGGTGTCTATGGACCTACGGATAACCTGGTGCCTATTGGCAATGTCGTTAACAAAGGCATCACGATTCGGGCCAACCAGGCTTCGGTAAAACGCCTGTTACCCAGGCTCATCGACCATATTCAGGCAGGGCGTTTAAATCCGAAAGAAATCATTACGCATCGGGTCCCTCTGGAAGAAGTAGCTGACGCGTACCACATTTTTTCGGCCAAACTGGACAACTGCATCAAACCGATTCTGATTCCCCCCTCCGCCAGACAATAA
- a CDS encoding DUF6766 family protein: protein MKKFLYENGLSILLLVITLLTLSGQLVVGWHEFNNELSDYGRAPLTFGAYLSSGHCIEAVFENWESEFLQMGLYVLLTVSLRQKGSSESKSLDKDEEVDREPSPTRKGAPWPVRKGGWVLTLYKNSLSLAFFLLFGLSFFLHAIGGVKQYNAEQVLMGKPEHLSLWQFLGTSEFWFQSLQNWQSEFLSVLSIVVLSIFLRQKGSPESKPVDAPNSETGE, encoded by the coding sequence ATGAAAAAGTTTCTGTATGAAAATGGCCTTTCCATACTTCTGCTCGTTATTACCCTTTTGACCTTGTCGGGCCAACTCGTTGTGGGCTGGCACGAGTTTAACAATGAACTGAGTGATTACGGGCGAGCTCCCCTTACGTTCGGTGCTTACCTGTCCAGCGGCCACTGCATTGAAGCTGTTTTCGAAAACTGGGAGAGTGAGTTTCTACAAATGGGATTATATGTGCTTCTGACCGTTTCTCTTCGTCAAAAGGGCTCGTCTGAGTCCAAAAGCCTGGATAAAGATGAAGAGGTTGATCGGGAGCCTTCGCCCACACGGAAAGGCGCTCCGTGGCCCGTTCGGAAGGGCGGCTGGGTACTGACTCTGTACAAGAATTCGCTCAGCCTTGCCTTTTTTCTTCTCTTTGGCCTGTCTTTTTTCCTGCATGCCATTGGTGGCGTCAAGCAGTACAATGCAGAACAGGTACTGATGGGCAAACCCGAGCACCTGTCGCTCTGGCAGTTTCTGGGTACCAGTGAATTCTGGTTTCAGTCGCTGCAAAACTGGCAAAGCGAATTCTTATCGGTACTGTCTATTGTCGTGCTGTCTATTTTTCTGCGGCAAAAAGGTTCGCCCGAATCCAAACCTGTCGACGCCCCGAATTCAGAAACGGGTGAATAG
- the glf gene encoding UDP-galactopyranose mutase: MHYDYAIVGAGFAGSVLAERLASQAGKTVLLIDKRHHIGGNAYDCPNEDGILIHLYGPHIFHTNSPDVFSYLSQFTEWRPYEHRVLASVDGKLLPIPINLDTVNKLYGYNFTSEELAEYFKTVGEQVDEIRTSEDVVVSQVGRDLYEKFFRGYTRKQWGVDPSELDKMVTSRIPTRTNQDDRYFTDEFQYMPLHGYTKMFEKMVDHPNIHQMLSTDFKEVKDQLSFDELIYTGPVDEYFDFCFGKLPYRSLRFDHQTLDTPDYQPVSVVNYPNDHAYTRITEYKKLTGQEHPKTSLTFEYPQDEGDPYYPVPRPENAALYRQYKELADEQTGVHFVGRLGTYRYYNMDQVVAQALTLYKKLVGAESLHEVAKG; this comes from the coding sequence TCAGGCCGGAAAAACAGTTCTACTTATCGACAAACGCCATCATATTGGCGGCAACGCCTATGACTGTCCCAACGAAGACGGCATTCTGATTCACCTTTACGGCCCGCACATCTTCCACACAAACTCGCCCGACGTATTTTCGTACCTGTCGCAGTTTACCGAATGGCGTCCTTACGAACACCGGGTGCTGGCATCGGTCGATGGGAAACTGCTGCCCATTCCCATTAACCTCGATACCGTTAATAAATTATACGGTTATAACTTCACGTCGGAAGAACTGGCCGAGTACTTTAAAACCGTTGGCGAACAGGTCGATGAGATTCGAACATCCGAAGATGTTGTTGTCAGCCAGGTCGGTCGTGATCTATACGAGAAATTTTTCCGGGGCTATACGCGCAAGCAGTGGGGCGTTGATCCGTCGGAACTCGACAAGATGGTAACCTCCCGGATCCCGACTCGGACTAACCAGGATGACCGCTATTTTACGGATGAGTTTCAGTACATGCCGCTCCACGGATACACCAAGATGTTCGAAAAGATGGTCGATCATCCAAATATCCACCAGATGCTGAGCACCGACTTTAAGGAGGTAAAAGATCAATTGTCGTTCGATGAGCTGATTTATACCGGGCCGGTTGATGAGTATTTCGACTTCTGCTTTGGTAAGCTTCCGTACCGGTCACTCCGGTTCGACCACCAGACGCTCGACACCCCTGATTATCAGCCCGTTTCGGTAGTCAACTATCCAAATGACCATGCCTATACCCGCATCACCGAGTATAAGAAATTAACCGGGCAGGAACACCCGAAAACCAGCCTTACGTTTGAGTATCCACAAGACGAAGGTGATCCGTATTATCCGGTCCCCCGCCCCGAAAATGCTGCCTTGTATCGTCAGTATAAGGAGCTGGCCGACGAGCAAACCGGTGTTCACTTTGTAGGCCGACTGGGTACGTACCGGTATTACAATATGGACCAGGTAGTCGCTCAGGCCCTGACTCTTTATAAAAAATTAGTAGGTGCCGAGTCGCTCCACGAAGTAGCTAAAGGGTAA